Proteins encoded in a region of the Candidatus Nitrospira nitrificans genome:
- a CDS encoding cupin domain-containing protein codes for MQTNSSYSDQDGRAFPQGFRVLLIVLFLVFAGVVNGSAEDKVATNKQPLSFGKDQTIIDLNKVVWEPLTGEGIPPGPEIGTLRGSLAAGGGEVVVRLPANYTFPNHSHISDELIVWIKGDFTYIAEDGTAADLSGQTFISLPGGVPHAVKCGKEPCVFYLRYSRPFDYHIHPAPSKK; via the coding sequence ATGCAAACCAACTCGTCCTACTCAGATCAAGACGGTCGAGCTTTCCCACAAGGTTTCCGGGTATTACTCATCGTGCTCTTTCTTGTTTTTGCCGGCGTTGTAAACGGGAGCGCCGAGGACAAAGTGGCTACCAACAAGCAACCCCTGTCATTTGGGAAGGATCAAACCATCATCGATCTCAATAAGGTGGTCTGGGAACCGCTCACGGGCGAGGGCATCCCGCCTGGTCCTGAGATCGGAACGTTGCGTGGGAGTCTGGCAGCCGGAGGCGGGGAAGTGGTCGTGCGACTGCCGGCCAACTATACGTTTCCCAACCACAGTCATATCAGCGACGAACTCATTGTTTGGATCAAGGGCGACTTCACCTATATCGCTGAAGACGGCACGGCGGCGGATCTCAGTGGACAGACTTTCATTAGTCTTCCTGGGGGTGTGCCGCACGCTGTGAAGTGCGGCAAGGAGCCATGTGTCTTTTACTTGCGCTATTCACGGCCGTTTGATTACCACATTCATCCCGCGCCGAGTAAAAAATAG